From a region of the Bermanella marisrubri genome:
- a CDS encoding 2-hydroxychromene-2-carboxylate isomerase, whose translation MAQLGFYFDFVSPYSYLAQTQIRKLNIDADYTIDYQPVLLGVLHESQGIKSPAFVPAKAQWIFRDCHLWANHYGVPLQWNSQFPFNTLFLLRVVLWMKENHADKVADFIHGTFDALWQQGLNPKDENAIRSHIESYGVDVDAVQAGTQEPHIKQALKDQLNVAKKLGMFGLPAFTVGEEVFFGQDRLMFVENALEKQAS comes from the coding sequence ATGGCGCAACTTGGCTTTTATTTCGACTTTGTCAGCCCCTATAGCTATTTAGCACAAACGCAAATACGCAAGCTAAATATCGACGCTGATTATACAATTGATTATCAGCCTGTCTTGTTGGGGGTCTTGCACGAATCGCAAGGCATCAAATCCCCTGCGTTTGTTCCAGCTAAAGCTCAATGGATCTTCCGTGACTGTCACTTATGGGCAAATCATTATGGGGTTCCGTTACAGTGGAATTCTCAATTTCCGTTTAACACGTTATTTCTTTTGCGCGTTGTGCTTTGGATGAAAGAAAATCATGCCGATAAAGTAGCTGACTTCATTCATGGCACCTTTGACGCGCTTTGGCAGCAGGGGCTGAACCCTAAAGACGAAAATGCTATTCGCTCCCACATTGAATCATACGGTGTAGATGTGGATGCGGTTCAAGCGGGCACTCAAGAACCTCACATTAAACAAGCGTTGAAGGATCAATTAAATGTAGCCAAAAAATTGGGCATGTTCGGTTTACCTGCTTTCACGGTAGGTGAAGAGGTGTTCTTTGGGCAAGACCGTCTTATGTTTGTTGAGAATGCACTCGAGAAGCAAGCTTCGTAA
- the recC gene encoding exodeoxyribonuclease V subunit gamma — protein MLNVYQSNRMEGLLGQLIKLVLQSDSSPLQPKTIVVENPGLAHWLKMQLAQTLGIAANIQFPMPSRFFWQLQRDLVSDSQEAWQTESIFNKDPLTWFVFDVLSESQILQRPGFELLADYVKDSDDESLRLYQLSTRIADIYDQYLVYRPDWIKSWEQQTFAIDGQPLEEARWQAELWQILRQEAISRGFPLHHRASLTEDFLHLLQTAESIESLPKDVIFFGFSTLPKNQIESLALLSSHCDVHLLTPNPSQTYWGDILDERLQARLRLRGKSVPMADSGNALLASLGRMGQEYQRLLLDLDVYEEHDLFVDADDQSLLGRIQNQILHLQQSSSQPEHIEPNDDSIKIVGCHSAMREVEVLHDHLLDLLQQSDVDPQDIVVMIPDVARYAPYIDAVFQGGVDNRQGDRVRIPYSISDRPIQEEHPLINGFIQLLNMPKSRMSYSEVIALLEIPAVYRKFDLDEKQLHQVKQWLELAAIRWGYDETHRSKQGLPKWQQNTWLHGFQRLLMGYAFSERLAPNDELPFDISPVENVEGLEAASLGPVMNFVNELYEFVLATENLHSCTEWRYFLQDSLQRFFDVTTEEQPVLEQIHQVLENWLQTSQYVNFSHDIPFSVVYQGVQQGLQKNNGSQHFMIGRVNFCTLLPMRSIPFKYVAVLGLNDQEYPRTVPGNSLDLMRFNRRVGDRNRRDEDRYLFLEAILSARQGLWLSYRSLDQKQNTPMTPSVVLAEFMDYLDINFFSGESAASQILFTQHPLQAFNRQYFIAGSKLHSYQTNWFKSIYQLQSDANQTFQEEKGKSSVPVLSQPNGINMLEVGLSTLVRFFQLPARAFLNQQLNIQFHNLADMHEDEEPFELSGLDRYAAKDYILQQTIQGRSIDPRRLQPWLPFGKIGERHWQRTRQSVEDVLAEATSMGLENKEGPLEINLACEYQNGQNTSLVGWINEVYQGRLVLLKVAKFQAKHLIELLIESAALNAQGYNYSGCLVTQDIRINVKPMSASEAKSYLNKLLSYYFSHQNQPLNFMPETAWALYNPTTKQDLRSQKALQRFVEVNDYSYYDPERLDPHYHRCFGNVSILPEQLIEVAHDLFEPFVGGDKLEVSQ, from the coding sequence ATGCTAAATGTTTACCAATCAAACCGTATGGAGGGTTTGCTCGGCCAATTGATCAAATTGGTTTTGCAATCTGACTCATCACCTTTGCAGCCCAAGACCATAGTGGTGGAAAACCCAGGATTGGCTCATTGGTTGAAAATGCAGTTAGCCCAAACCTTGGGGATTGCCGCTAATATCCAGTTCCCTATGCCGTCTCGCTTTTTTTGGCAGCTGCAACGTGATCTTGTGTCTGATAGTCAGGAGGCATGGCAGACTGAATCCATTTTCAACAAAGACCCTTTGACGTGGTTTGTTTTCGACGTATTGAGTGAATCGCAAATACTGCAACGCCCTGGGTTTGAATTGCTGGCGGATTACGTTAAGGATTCAGACGACGAATCTTTGCGTCTATATCAGTTGTCTACTCGTATTGCCGATATATACGATCAATATCTAGTATATCGTCCCGATTGGATCAAAAGTTGGGAGCAGCAGACGTTTGCAATTGACGGGCAACCATTGGAGGAAGCTCGATGGCAGGCAGAGTTATGGCAAATTTTGAGACAAGAAGCGATATCCAGAGGCTTCCCTTTACATCATAGAGCCAGCTTAACTGAAGATTTTTTACATTTGCTGCAAACCGCAGAATCTATCGAGTCTCTACCCAAGGATGTCATCTTCTTTGGCTTCTCGACGCTCCCAAAAAATCAAATTGAAAGTCTCGCATTGTTATCGTCGCATTGCGATGTGCACTTGCTAACGCCAAACCCTAGTCAAACGTATTGGGGTGATATTTTGGATGAGCGCTTACAGGCACGCTTGCGATTGCGTGGAAAGTCAGTGCCTATGGCCGACTCAGGCAATGCACTACTAGCGTCGCTAGGGCGAATGGGTCAAGAATATCAACGTCTGTTATTAGATCTTGATGTTTATGAAGAGCATGATTTGTTTGTAGACGCGGACGATCAAAGTTTGCTTGGACGCATTCAGAATCAGATTCTGCATTTGCAGCAATCGTCATCTCAACCTGAACATATAGAGCCAAATGATGACAGCATTAAAATAGTAGGCTGTCATAGTGCCATGCGAGAAGTGGAAGTATTGCATGATCACCTACTCGATCTTTTGCAGCAGTCGGATGTAGACCCGCAAGATATAGTCGTGATGATTCCTGATGTTGCTCGGTACGCTCCCTATATTGATGCGGTATTTCAGGGCGGTGTAGACAACCGTCAGGGAGATCGAGTACGCATTCCTTATTCCATTTCGGATCGGCCGATTCAGGAAGAGCATCCACTGATTAATGGTTTTATTCAGCTATTGAATATGCCAAAAAGTCGCATGTCTTATAGTGAAGTGATTGCGCTTCTGGAAATTCCAGCGGTATACCGAAAGTTTGATTTAGATGAAAAGCAACTTCATCAAGTGAAACAGTGGCTAGAACTAGCAGCTATTCGTTGGGGATATGATGAAACGCATCGAAGTAAGCAAGGATTACCTAAGTGGCAGCAAAATACTTGGCTACATGGTTTTCAGCGGTTGCTGATGGGATATGCATTTAGCGAGCGCTTGGCACCAAACGACGAACTTCCTTTTGATATTTCTCCCGTGGAAAATGTAGAAGGGTTAGAGGCGGCCAGCCTTGGTCCGGTTATGAACTTTGTTAATGAACTGTATGAGTTCGTATTGGCTACGGAAAATTTACATTCTTGTACTGAATGGCGGTATTTTCTACAAGATAGTTTGCAAAGGTTTTTTGATGTAACTACAGAAGAGCAGCCCGTACTTGAGCAAATTCATCAAGTTTTAGAAAACTGGTTGCAAACCAGTCAATACGTTAATTTTTCTCATGACATACCATTCTCTGTTGTTTATCAGGGGGTACAGCAAGGACTGCAAAAAAATAATGGCTCGCAACACTTCATGATCGGGCGGGTTAACTTTTGTACCCTTTTGCCTATGCGTAGCATTCCATTTAAATACGTTGCCGTTTTAGGATTGAATGACCAAGAATATCCTCGCACTGTACCAGGCAATAGTTTGGATCTAATGCGCTTTAATCGGCGTGTCGGTGATCGAAATCGCCGAGATGAAGACCGCTATTTATTTTTGGAAGCAATCTTATCTGCAAGACAAGGGCTTTGGCTTAGTTATCGTAGCTTAGACCAAAAGCAAAACACGCCAATGACACCTTCTGTCGTATTGGCCGAATTTATGGATTATCTTGATATCAATTTTTTCTCAGGTGAGAGTGCAGCCAGTCAAATATTATTTACTCAGCATCCATTGCAGGCATTTAATCGTCAATATTTCATAGCAGGTAGCAAACTACATTCATATCAAACCAATTGGTTTAAATCGATTTATCAATTGCAAAGCGATGCGAATCAAACGTTTCAAGAGGAAAAAGGGAAATCCTCAGTTCCTGTTTTATCGCAACCTAACGGCATTAACATGTTAGAGGTTGGGTTGAGTACATTGGTTCGGTTTTTCCAATTGCCAGCTAGGGCGTTCTTGAATCAGCAGTTGAATATTCAATTTCATAATCTTGCAGATATGCATGAGGATGAAGAGCCATTTGAGCTTTCAGGGTTAGATAGATACGCGGCAAAAGATTACATATTGCAGCAAACGATTCAAGGTAGATCGATCGACCCACGACGCTTGCAGCCATGGTTACCGTTTGGAAAAATTGGTGAGCGTCATTGGCAACGGACAAGACAGTCGGTTGAAGACGTATTAGCTGAAGCTACCTCTATGGGCTTGGAAAATAAAGAGGGACCACTAGAAATTAACTTGGCATGTGAGTATCAAAATGGTCAAAATACTTCATTAGTCGGCTGGATAAACGAAGTGTATCAAGGGCGACTAGTATTGTTGAAGGTGGCAAAATTTCAAGCGAAGCACCTTATTGAACTATTAATCGAAAGTGCAGCATTAAATGCGCAGGGTTATAACTATAGCGGATGCCTTGTTACTCAGGATATCCGTATCAATGTAAAGCCCATGTCAGCAAGTGAAGCAAAGTCATATCTAAATAAACTCTTATCTTATTATTTCTCTCATCAAAATCAGCCTTTAAACTTTATGCCAGAGACCGCTTGGGCACTTTATAATCCAACTACGAAGCAAGATTTACGATCACAAAAAGCATTGCAGCGTTTTGTTGAGGTCAATGATTACAGTTATTATGATCCCGAGCGCTTAGATCCTCATTATCACCGCTGCTTCGGTAATGTGAGTATATTACCAGAGCAACTGATTGAGGTAGCACATGATTTATTTGAGCCCTTTGTAGGTGGCGATAAATTGGAGGTATCGCAATGA
- a CDS encoding Hpt domain-containing protein: MSDWPSQLPGLDINQALTQLGGKKNLYLRLMGMFMDGHAQDAEHIRAAANNQDWTSVYEINHALKGVTGNIAATDLYQLCVALDAKLKQENHDVAEELDQMPGAMAQLLESVETVKNLPAE, from the coding sequence ATGTCTGATTGGCCATCACAACTTCCAGGTCTCGATATCAATCAAGCCCTAACGCAACTCGGTGGTAAAAAAAACCTATACCTACGACTCATGGGTATGTTCATGGACGGCCACGCGCAAGATGCAGAACACATTCGTGCCGCTGCCAATAACCAAGATTGGACCAGCGTCTACGAAATAAATCATGCTTTAAAAGGCGTGACTGGCAACATTGCTGCAACGGACCTATATCAGCTTTGCGTTGCTTTGGATGCCAAGTTGAAACAAGAAAATCATGACGTCGCTGAGGAATTGGATCAAATGCCCGGTGCCATGGCACAGCTGTTAGAATCCGTAGAGACTGTAAAAAACTTGCCCGCAGAATAA
- a CDS encoding class I SAM-dependent methyltransferase has translation MFHEDANKRIQRPYYQCLQCQLVFVPESFFLSQSAEKAEYDLHRNHDNDSGYRQFLKRFSDPYEERLRQSFKHDSAEPLSLLEFGCGPGPVLAHMLEASGHHVTLYDAFYYPNLSVLADTDYHGISATEVIEHLHAPKDVFELWLGCLKPRGILGVMTKLVKDRAAFAQWHYKNDPTHVCFFSEATFAYLADQYGLHYEQVDRDVAIFCKF, from the coding sequence TTGTTTCATGAAGATGCGAACAAACGCATTCAGCGTCCGTATTATCAATGCCTGCAATGCCAATTGGTTTTTGTGCCAGAGTCATTTTTTTTGAGCCAGTCAGCCGAAAAAGCCGAATATGATTTGCATCGAAATCACGATAATGACTCGGGTTATCGACAATTTCTCAAGCGTTTCTCTGATCCTTATGAAGAACGCCTTCGACAAAGCTTTAAGCATGATTCTGCTGAGCCATTATCGTTATTAGAGTTTGGTTGTGGTCCTGGCCCTGTGCTCGCACACATGTTAGAAGCCTCAGGTCATCATGTTACACTTTATGATGCGTTCTATTATCCTAATCTGAGTGTTCTGGCAGATACTGACTATCATGGTATTAGTGCCACTGAAGTTATTGAACATCTACATGCACCAAAGGATGTATTCGAATTGTGGTTAGGCTGCTTAAAACCGAGGGGGATATTGGGTGTGATGACCAAACTGGTGAAAGATCGAGCAGCTTTTGCGCAATGGCACTATAAAAACGACCCCACACACGTTTGTTTTTTTAGCGAAGCTACATTTGCGTATTTAGCTGATCAGTATGGTTTGCACTACGAGCAGGTTGATCGGGATGTGGCCATTTTTTGTAAGTTTTAG
- the recB gene encoding exodeoxyribonuclease V subunit beta, with amino-acid sequence MSPQKLSLLDAPLKGISLIEASAGTGKTFTIAALYLRLVLGHGCNPISPENILVVTFTKAATEELRGRIRNRLRQAYNAIQTQDESLDPFVFSLLKELDHTSALERLKDAVQIMDIAAIYTIHGFAQKVLSQYSVESHVDDEFELILDQQEIEMTAVNDVWRKFVYPLSEAELDIVLDAWGSPSVLLRDVSTLVRRDVEFKDSNIKNLQDIDVAHKRFKDAFDKFCQDWQDQGQAFFNAIYDNEYASKSFTNHLSRRKQHLDDFTSGAYVKDIEKYIGYFTESGIKKSVTKKGEPTDHEMILSFTKMHAALLQWQEQKQQATLLWKIRFTEAIRTRLDELKQAQSVLCADDLLKQVLRSLGSSESLCTLLCQQFPMAMVDEFQDTDSTQYRVFSKLYSETPEETGFFMIGDPKQAIYKFRGADVFTYIQAKTEVEREFSLQDNYRSSPSLVSAVNALFQCHDRPFIFDDSIPFYPVGAASKSQLIQSRDIDNSACVFQTFDIDSDSGIEDIRTEVAHGVAEQVSVLLSSGLEQSTKVFDSDLDDYRDISSRDIAILVRSAHQARLVKQALDERGVAAVFKGQESLYNSAEALAVYELLNSLHSLSEQSYRNALANPVWMLSLDQLATHLQHEVCWEEELELMYECKRIWIKQGIMPMLMHWLHSRGLPQQWFALTDGERRITNYLHMAELLQEQASRLQGMQGLLTWFEHKLQNTYQSEEAQLRLESDENLVSIVTVHSSKGLEYPVVFLPYAWSMSKQVDVIYFDEITQSLCCDLEDVHKDVRLKEQLAEEVRLLYVGVTRASSQLYVTVPTHCDNKKINSTLLASPLFHVLCGSNENKVEAAPADQLANAISTLEKKSEQGVFAQQVLPYELTSFKAPDPEGDWQTTQFEGKIKQPWFMSSFSSLVRGLHVPHHQRFNFDEIDDDLIIPEVPLDKDILNPFTFPKGAHAGNFLHNLFEDIDFTRPMIDQVSTVQELLMRYGFEEKWLETVLEWSQKILHAPLQDQTLDKPISLSDLQPDQKSVEMEFYFPVNGLSCSKFNALLRKYPVLGTVQQVQDLDFDFLQGMLKGFIDLTFECQGRYYVLDYKSNFLGDELTHYHRNAMTQAMAEHRYDVQLVLYTLALHRLLKLTLPNYNYDEHMGGGFYLFLRGISGESQYGQFYHKPNRLLIEALDAMISGDNHD; translated from the coding sequence ATGAGTCCACAAAAGCTCAGTTTACTAGATGCGCCTCTCAAAGGTATTTCCTTAATTGAAGCCAGTGCAGGTACGGGTAAAACCTTTACCATTGCCGCATTGTATCTTCGCTTAGTGTTAGGTCATGGATGTAACCCAATAAGTCCAGAGAATATTTTAGTTGTTACCTTTACGAAAGCTGCAACGGAAGAGTTAAGAGGACGTATTCGGAATCGATTGCGTCAAGCTTATAATGCAATTCAAACTCAAGACGAGTCCTTGGATCCTTTTGTCTTTTCTCTACTTAAAGAGCTTGATCACACTAGTGCGCTTGAGCGATTAAAGGATGCAGTACAAATTATGGATATCGCTGCTATCTATACCATTCATGGTTTTGCTCAAAAGGTGTTGTCTCAGTATAGCGTGGAGAGTCACGTAGACGATGAGTTTGAATTGATCCTTGATCAGCAAGAAATTGAGATGACAGCCGTTAATGATGTCTGGCGAAAGTTTGTATATCCATTGTCAGAAGCTGAGTTAGATATCGTACTCGACGCATGGGGCAGTCCGAGTGTGCTATTAAGGGATGTAAGTACACTTGTACGGCGCGATGTAGAGTTTAAAGATAGCAATATAAAAAACTTACAGGATATCGATGTCGCACATAAGCGTTTCAAAGATGCTTTCGATAAATTTTGTCAGGATTGGCAAGATCAAGGCCAAGCATTCTTTAATGCTATTTATGATAATGAATATGCGAGTAAGTCTTTCACAAATCACTTGAGTCGCAGAAAGCAGCACTTGGATGACTTCACCTCTGGAGCGTATGTAAAAGACATTGAAAAATACATTGGCTACTTTACTGAATCGGGTATCAAGAAGTCCGTAACTAAGAAAGGTGAGCCCACCGATCATGAGATGATATTGTCTTTCACTAAAATGCACGCTGCACTTCTTCAATGGCAAGAGCAAAAACAGCAAGCCACTTTACTATGGAAGATACGATTCACTGAAGCTATTCGTACTCGATTAGATGAACTGAAACAAGCGCAGTCGGTTTTATGCGCAGACGATTTGCTGAAACAGGTTTTACGCTCTTTGGGCAGCAGTGAAAGCTTGTGTACGTTGTTGTGTCAACAGTTTCCGATGGCTATGGTCGATGAGTTTCAAGATACAGATAGCACCCAATATCGAGTTTTTTCAAAGTTATATTCAGAGACACCTGAGGAAACGGGATTTTTTATGATCGGCGATCCCAAACAAGCCATCTATAAATTCCGAGGTGCTGACGTTTTTACTTATATACAGGCAAAAACTGAGGTAGAGCGGGAATTCAGCTTACAGGATAATTATCGATCTTCTCCAAGTCTCGTGTCCGCCGTGAATGCACTTTTTCAATGTCATGATCGACCATTCATATTTGACGATAGTATCCCGTTCTATCCTGTTGGAGCGGCTTCAAAGTCCCAGCTAATTCAATCAAGAGATATTGATAACAGTGCATGTGTCTTTCAAACCTTTGATATCGACTCTGACTCTGGAATCGAAGATATCCGTACTGAAGTGGCGCATGGTGTGGCGGAACAAGTAAGTGTGCTATTGAGTTCTGGTTTAGAGCAATCGACAAAAGTTTTCGATTCTGATCTCGATGATTACCGAGATATTAGTAGTCGCGATATTGCAATCCTAGTGCGTAGTGCCCATCAAGCAAGGTTGGTGAAACAGGCATTGGATGAGCGCGGTGTGGCAGCCGTATTTAAAGGTCAAGAGAGTCTTTATAACAGTGCTGAAGCGTTAGCAGTATATGAATTATTGAATAGTTTGCATTCTTTGAGTGAGCAGTCTTACCGCAATGCATTGGCCAATCCTGTGTGGATGCTAAGCCTAGATCAGTTGGCCACGCATCTTCAGCATGAAGTCTGTTGGGAAGAAGAGCTTGAATTAATGTACGAATGCAAGCGGATTTGGATAAAGCAGGGCATCATGCCCATGTTAATGCATTGGTTACATAGTCGAGGGTTGCCGCAACAATGGTTTGCATTGACAGACGGTGAGCGAAGAATTACCAATTATTTGCACATGGCTGAATTGCTGCAAGAACAAGCTTCTCGTTTACAAGGTATGCAGGGATTGCTGACTTGGTTTGAGCATAAATTGCAAAACACTTATCAAAGCGAAGAAGCGCAACTACGTTTAGAAAGTGATGAAAATCTAGTGAGCATAGTGACGGTTCACAGCTCAAAGGGGCTGGAGTATCCGGTGGTATTCTTGCCCTATGCATGGTCCATGAGCAAGCAAGTTGACGTGATATATTTTGATGAGATAACTCAATCCCTATGCTGCGACCTTGAGGATGTGCATAAGGATGTACGCTTAAAAGAACAGTTGGCTGAAGAAGTACGTTTATTATACGTAGGTGTAACTCGTGCCTCTAGTCAGCTGTATGTAACTGTACCGACACACTGTGATAACAAAAAAATAAATAGTACCTTATTAGCGAGTCCCTTGTTCCATGTGTTATGCGGCAGTAATGAAAATAAAGTAGAAGCCGCGCCTGCAGATCAGTTAGCAAACGCAATTAGCACGTTAGAAAAAAAATCAGAACAGGGGGTTTTTGCCCAACAGGTGCTTCCCTATGAATTGACAAGTTTTAAAGCACCGGATCCTGAAGGTGATTGGCAAACCACTCAGTTTGAAGGAAAAATCAAACAGCCATGGTTTATGTCGAGCTTCTCATCTTTAGTTCGTGGTTTACATGTACCTCATCACCAGAGATTTAATTTTGATGAAATCGATGATGATTTAATCATTCCTGAAGTGCCTCTGGATAAAGATATATTAAATCCGTTTACTTTTCCTAAAGGTGCTCATGCCGGTAACTTTTTACATAACCTATTTGAAGATATCGATTTTACACGACCTATGATCGATCAGGTTTCTACGGTGCAAGAACTGTTAATGCGCTATGGCTTTGAAGAAAAGTGGTTAGAAACGGTACTTGAGTGGAGCCAAAAAATTCTGCATGCACCTTTGCAGGACCAAACCTTAGATAAACCGATTTCTTTGTCCGATCTTCAACCTGATCAAAAAAGTGTAGAAATGGAATTCTATTTCCCAGTAAATGGTTTGTCTTGTTCTAAGTTTAATGCATTGCTGCGGAAGTACCCTGTGTTGGGCACGGTGCAACAAGTACAGGATTTGGATTTTGATTTTCTTCAGGGCATGCTAAAAGGCTTTATTGACCTCACTTTTGAGTGCCAAGGCCGCTACTATGTATTGGATTACAAGTCTAATTTTTTGGGGGATGAATTAACTCACTACCATCGAAATGCTATGACACAAGCAATGGCAGAACATCGATATGATGTACAGCTCGTTTTATACACCTTGGCGCTTCATCGATTATTAAAGCTAACCCTGCCAAATTATAATTATGATGAGCACATGGGTGGTGGGTTTTATTTATTTTTAAGAGGGATATCTGGTGAGTCTCAGTATGGTCAATTTTATCATAAGCCTAATAGACTCCTAATAGAGGCTTTAGATGCAATGATTTCAGGAGATAATCATGACTGA
- a CDS encoding DUF3080 family protein, whose protein sequence is MMKHVPFKLKAIANYGLHIIASLLLPILLNGCGQPTAQDLWQDYQMRLSNVFSQDIEAVNLGTLTWPKLPPKRQLQQTLTPPDISLWQLIKLYDCEINTLVAKRNGPLGKVMPPSQVYIYTRRFIPQAKACLAQADMDEETQAALKQAMAYYQTHEPNYRQNALFHDEWRKSHHALSSWPITQGFPASGIQTLDYFASLSNDQSNTDVSKLEEQLKRLAEGRIPGNWLAQLTLANAWLRNLSDAMNNAKTLCPAGKSTPKSRIMMNVFRKYFAQQIQPWISQLKRFGESYQSQLVLVSNNHPPMTHFYERVFTAKNSPWTEFNYQWQQHVQAWQDHLGQCRAMPKSSQDIQST, encoded by the coding sequence ATGATGAAACATGTACCATTTAAATTGAAAGCCATAGCTAACTACGGATTGCACATAATCGCAAGTCTACTCTTGCCAATCCTTCTAAATGGCTGCGGCCAGCCAACGGCTCAGGACCTTTGGCAAGACTACCAAATGCGCTTATCGAATGTATTCTCCCAAGACATTGAAGCGGTAAATCTGGGCACGCTAACTTGGCCTAAACTCCCCCCTAAACGCCAATTGCAGCAAACACTAACACCTCCTGACATAAGCTTGTGGCAACTCATCAAGCTCTATGACTGTGAAATCAACACCTTGGTCGCAAAGCGCAATGGCCCTTTAGGAAAAGTTATGCCACCTAGTCAGGTGTATATCTACACTCGTCGTTTCATACCTCAGGCCAAGGCCTGCCTGGCACAAGCAGATATGGATGAAGAAACACAAGCCGCTTTGAAGCAAGCCATGGCCTATTATCAAACCCACGAGCCAAACTACAGACAGAATGCCCTATTTCATGACGAATGGCGTAAAAGCCACCATGCTCTTTCAAGCTGGCCAATTACTCAGGGCTTCCCCGCAAGTGGCATTCAAACGCTAGATTACTTTGCCAGCTTGTCGAATGATCAAAGCAATACTGATGTCTCAAAACTTGAAGAGCAGCTCAAACGATTGGCCGAAGGCCGCATACCCGGTAACTGGTTGGCACAGCTAACACTTGCTAATGCCTGGTTGAGAAACCTTAGTGACGCTATGAACAATGCGAAGACACTTTGCCCCGCAGGTAAGTCGACTCCGAAAAGTCGCATAATGATGAATGTTTTTCGCAAATACTTCGCACAGCAAATACAGCCCTGGATCAGTCAGCTGAAGCGATTTGGTGAGTCATATCAATCACAATTAGTCCTTGTGAGTAACAACCACCCGCCGATGACTCATTTTTACGAGCGAGTTTTCACTGCAAAAAATAGCCCATGGACTGAGTTCAATTACCAATGGCAGCAGCATGTACAAGCATGGCAAGACCATTTAGGTCAGTGTCGCGCGATGCCTAAGTCTTCACAAGATATCCAAAGCACATAA
- the gcvT gene encoding glycine cleavage system aminomethyltransferase GcvT encodes MGHKTPLYQAHIDAQGKIVDFGGWDMPIHYGSQIQEHNAVREDAGMFDVSHMTVVDITGSDATAYLQYLLANDVAKLKTEGKALYTGMLNEQGGVIDDLIVYKAEHLGGYRLVVNCATREKDLAWMEKHSHKFNVALSEQPELAMIAVQGPNAIEKAKQAASEKVAAVIEQLAVFQGLPCGDWFIGRTGYTGEDGLEIMVPADEAVAFWNALLEADVKPAGLGARDTLRLEAGMNLYGNDMDETVSPWQAAMGWTLALKDDREFIGKKALLAEKEAGIEYKLVGLVLETRGVMRSHQKVIFTGSDKTGEITSGTFSPTLQQSIALARVPRDTGTECAVDMRGKAVPVRMVSVPFVRNGEKVYKPV; translated from the coding sequence ATGGGCCACAAAACGCCGTTATATCAAGCGCACATCGATGCTCAAGGCAAAATCGTCGACTTTGGTGGCTGGGATATGCCAATCCACTATGGTTCACAGATCCAAGAGCATAACGCTGTTCGCGAAGATGCAGGCATGTTCGACGTGAGTCACATGACAGTGGTTGACATCACAGGCAGTGATGCGACTGCTTATTTGCAATATCTACTGGCGAACGATGTAGCCAAACTCAAAACCGAAGGTAAGGCGCTATATACAGGAATGCTCAATGAGCAAGGCGGTGTCATTGATGACCTCATCGTCTATAAGGCTGAGCATCTTGGTGGTTACCGCTTGGTAGTGAACTGCGCTACACGTGAAAAAGATTTGGCTTGGATGGAAAAACACAGCCATAAATTCAATGTTGCCCTATCAGAGCAACCAGAATTAGCCATGATCGCTGTACAAGGTCCCAATGCGATCGAGAAAGCAAAGCAGGCAGCTTCAGAAAAAGTCGCCGCTGTAATTGAACAGTTGGCAGTATTCCAAGGCCTGCCTTGTGGTGATTGGTTCATCGGCCGCACGGGTTACACCGGTGAAGATGGTCTTGAAATCATGGTTCCTGCCGACGAAGCAGTAGCGTTCTGGAATGCGCTTTTAGAAGCAGACGTGAAGCCTGCAGGCTTGGGCGCCCGCGATACCTTGCGCTTAGAAGCAGGCATGAATCTATATGGTAATGACATGGACGAAACTGTTTCGCCTTGGCAAGCCGCTATGGGTTGGACTCTAGCCTTAAAAGACGACCGCGAATTTATCGGTAAAAAGGCATTGCTGGCCGAAAAAGAAGCCGGTATCGAGTACAAGCTTGTTGGTTTAGTACTGGAAACCCGTGGCGTAATGCGTAGCCATCAAAAAGTTATTTTCACAGGTAGCGACAAGACTGGCGAAATCACCTCTGGCACGTTCAGCCCGACACTGCAGCAGTCTATTGCGTTAGCTCGAGTTCCGCGCGATACAGGCACAGAGTGCGCGGTTGATATGCGAGGCAAAGCGGTGCCTGTACGCATGGTTAGCGTACCATTTGTGCGCAATGGCGAAAAAGTTTACAAACCCGTTTAA